In Oryza sativa Japonica Group chromosome 3, ASM3414082v1, one DNA window encodes the following:
- the LOC4334382 gene encoding probable aldehyde oxidase 2: MGSEAAAARPVVVTVNGERYEAVGVDPSTTLLEFLRTRTPVRGPKLGCGEGGCGACVVVVSKYDAVADEVTEFSASSCLTLLGSLHHCAVTTSEGIGNSRDGFHAVQRRLSGFHASQCGFCTPGMCMSIYSALAKADRCSSRPSPPPGFSKLTAAEAEKAVSGNLCRCTGYRPIVDACKSFAADVDLEDLGLNAFWKKGADDERADVGKLPAYSGGAAVCTFPEFLKSEIRSSMGQANGGAPAVAVTGDGWFHPKSVEEFHRLFDSNLFDERSVKIVASNTGSGVYKDQDLHDKYINISQILELSAINRSSKGVEIGAVVSISKAIEILSDGGAVFRKIADHLSKVASSFVQNTATIGGNIIMAQRLSFPSDIATVLLAAGSTVTIQVAAKRMCITLEEFLKQPPCDSRTLLVSISIPDWGSDDGITFESFRAAPRPLGNAVSYVNSAFLARSSVDGSSGSHLIEDVCLAFGAFGAEHAIRAREVEEFLKGKLVSAPVILEAVRLLKGVVSPAEGTTHPEYRVSLAVSYLFRFLTSLANGLDEPENANVPNGSCTNGTANGSANSSPEKHSNVDSSDLPIKSRQEMVFSDEYKPVGKPIEKTGAELQASGEAVYVDDIPAPKDCLYGAFIYSTHPHAHIKDINFRSSLASQKVITVITAKDIPTGGENIGSCFPMLGDEALFVHPVSEFAGQNIGVVIAETQKYAYMAAKQAVIEYSTENLQPPILTIEDAVQHNSYFPVPPFLAPTPIGDFNQAMSEADHKIIDGEVKLESQYYFYMETQTALAIPDEDNCITLYVSAQLPEITQNTVARCLGIPYHNVRIITRRVGGGFGGKAMKAIHVAAACAVAAFKLRRPVRMYLDRKTDMIMAGGRHPMKVKYSVGFKSDGKITGLHFDLGMNGGISPDCSPVLPVAIVGALKKYNWGALSFDIKVCKTNVSSKSAMRAPGDAQGSFIAEAIVEHIASTLSVDTNAIRRKNLHDFESLKVFYGNSAGDPSTYSLVTIFDKLASSPEYQQRAAMVEHFNAGNRWKKRGISCVPITYDVRLRPTPGKVSIMNDGSIAVEVGGVEIGQGLWTKVKQMTAFALGQLCDDGGEGLIDKVRVIQADTLSMIQGGFTGGSTTSETSCEAVRKSCAALVERLKPIKEKAGTPPWKSLIAQASMASVKLTEHAYWTPDPTFTSYLNYGAAISEVEVDVLTGETTILRSDLVYDCGQSLNPAVDLGQVEGAFVQGIGFFTNEEYTTNSDGLVINDGTWTYKIPTVDTIPKQFNVELINSARDHKRVLSSKASGEPPLLLASSVHCAMREAIRAARKEFAGAGGSPLTFQMDVPATMPIVKELCGLDVVERYLESFAAKA, encoded by the exons atggggtcagaggcggcggcggcgaggccggtggtggtgacggTGAACGGGGAGAGGTACGAGGCGGTGGGGGTCGACCCGTCGACGACGCTGCTCGAGTTCCTCCGCACGCGGACCCCCGTCCGGGGCCCCAAGCTCGGCTGCGGCGAAG gtggaTGCGGCGCATGCGTGGTCGTCGTTTCCAAGtacgacgccgtcgccgacgaggtgACCGAGTTCTCGGCGAGCTCCTGCCTGACGCTGCTCGGCAGCCTGCACCACTGCGCGGTCACCACCAGCGAGGGCATCGGCAACTCCAGGGATGGCTTCCACGCCGTGCAGCGGCGGCTCTCCGGCTTCCACGCCTCGCAGTGCGGCTTCTGCACCCCGGGCATGTGCATGTCCATCTACTCCGCGCTCGCCAAGGCCGACAGGTGCTCGTcccgtccctcgccgccgccggggttcTCCAAGCTCACCGCCGCTGAGGCCGAGAAGGCCGTCTCCGGCAACCTGTGCCGCTGCACCGGCTACAGGCCCATCGTCGACGCGTGCAAGAgcttcgccgccgacgtcgacctCGAGGACCTTGGCCTCAACGCCTTCTGGAAGAAaggcgccgacgacgagcgcgcTGACGTCGGCAAGCTGCCTGCATACTCTGGTGGCGCCGCCGTCTGTACGTTCCCGGAGTTCCTCAAGTCGGAGATAAGGTCATCCATGGGTCAAGCGAATGGTGGcgctccggcggtggcggtcaCCGGAGACGGCTGGTTCCACCCCAAGAGCGTCGAGGAGTTCCACAGGTTGTTTGACTCTAACCTGTTCGACGAAAGGTCTGTGAAGATTGTGGCATCGAACACCGGCTCCGGAGTGTACAAGGATCAAGACCTCCATGACAAGTACATCAACATCTCGCAGATTCTGGAACTCTCAGCCATCAATAGAAGCAGCAAGGGCGTCGAGATCGGAGCTGTCGTGTCTATCTCCAAAGCCATTGAGATATTGTCGGATGGAGGCGCAGTGTTCAGAAAGATTGCCGATCACCTGAGCAAAGTGGCCTCGTCGTTCGTCCAGAACACGGCGACCATTGGAGGCAACATCATCATGGCGCAGAGGCTGTCTTTCCCGTCGGACATCGCAACGGTTCTTCTCGCTGCAGGATCAACTGTCACCATCCAGGTGGCCGCCAAGAGGATGTGCATCACTCTGGAGGAGTTCTTGAAGCAGCCTCCATGTGATTCCAGGACGTTGTTGGTCAGCATCTCTATCCCGGATTGGGGTTCAGATGATGGCATCACCTTTGAGTCGTTTCGTGCGGCTCCTCGTCCACTTGGCAATGCTGTGTCATATGTTAATTCTGCATTCTTGGCAAGAAGTTCAGTGGATGGATCATCAGGGAGCCATCTCATTGAGGATGTTTGCTTGGCATTTGGCGCCTTCGGGGCCGAACACGCCATCAGAGCTAGGGAGGTTGAGGAGTTCTTGAAGGGAAAATTGGTTAGTGCACCAGTGATACTTGAAGCAGTTCGGCTTCTTAAAGGTGTTGTTTCACCAGCTGAAGGCACAACACATCCTGAATACAGAGTCAGCTTGGCCGTCAGTTATCTGTTCAGATTCCTGACTTCCCTTGCTAATGGCTTGGATGAGCCTGAAAATGCTAATGTTCCCAATGGTTCATGTACTAATGGAACCGCAAACGGTAGCGCTAATTCCTCTCCGGAGAAGCACTCAAATGTTGACAGCTCTGATTTGCCAATAAAATCAAGGCAAGAGATGGTTTTCTCTGATGAATACAAACCTGTTGGAAAGCCGATCGAGAAAACCGGAGCAGAGCTCCAAGCTTCTG GAGAGGCagtgtatgttgatgacatcccTGCTCCGAAGGATTGCCTCTATGGAGCATTTATCTATAGCACACACCCTCACGCTCACATAAAAGATATAAACTTCAGATCATCTTTGGCTTCACAGAAGGTCATCACAGTTATCACTGCAAAGGACATTCCTACCGGTGGAGAAAATATTGGATCATGCTTCCCAATGCTTGGAGATGAAGCGCTTTTCGTTCATCCTGTTTCTGAATTTGCCGGCCAGAATATTGGTGTTGTG ATTGCTGAAACACAAAAGTATGCCTATATGGCGGCGAAGCAAGCTGTGATCGAATATAGTACCGAAAATCTTCAGCCACCAATTCTGACAATAGAAGATGCTGTCCAGCATAACAGCTACTTCCCAGTTCCCCCATTTTTAGCTCCTACGCCAATTGGTGACTTCAACCAAGCTATGTCTGAAGCTGATCACAAGATCATAGATGGGGAG GTGAAACTTGAATCCCAGTACTATTTCTACATGGAGACACAGACGGCCTTAGCTATCCCTGATGAAGATAACTGTATAACCCTCTATGTGTCGGCGCAACTACCTGAGATTACTCAAAATACTGTTGCGAGGTGCCTTGGCATTCCATATCACAATGTCCGTATCATCACGAGAAGAGTTGGAGGAGGTTTTGGTGGAAAGGCAATGAAAGCAATACAT GTTGCCGCTGCATGTGCTGTCGCCGCATTCAAGCTGCGGCGTCCGGTTCGAATGTACCTCGATCGCAAGACAGACATGATCATGGCGGGAGGGCGGCATCCGATGAAGGTAAAGTACTCCGTCGGTTTCAAGTCCGACGGCAAGATCACGGGTCTGCACTTTGATCTTGGAATGAACGGCGGAATATCGCCGGATTGCAGCCCGGTGTTGCCAGTCGCCATTGTCGGGGCTCTGAAGAAGTACAACTGGGGCGCTCTCTCCTTCGACATCAAGGTCTGCAAGACGAACGTCTCGTCGAAGTCGGCGATGCGGGCTCCCGGCGACGCGCAGGGCTCGTTCATCGCCGAGGCCATCGTCGAACACATCGCGTCCACTCTCTCAGTGGACACGAACGCCATCAGGAGGAAGAACCTCCACGACTTCGAGAGCCTCAAGGTGTTTTATGGGAATAGCGCCGGTGATCCTTCGACGTACAGTCTCGTCACCATCTTCGACAAGCTGGCCTCGTCGCCGGAGTACCAGCAGAGGGCCGCCATGGTCGAGCACTTCAACGCCGGCAACAGGTGGAAGAAGCGGGGCATTTCTTGCGTGCCGATCACCTACGACGTGAGGCTCCGGCCAACTCCGGGGAAGGTGTCCATCATGAACGACGGCTCCATCGCCGTTGAGGTCGGCGGCGTCGAGATCGGGCAGGGGCTGTGGACGAAAGTGAAGCAGATGACAGCGTTCGCGCTGGGCCAGCTCTGCGATGATGGCGGCGAGGGCCTCATCGACAAGGTCCGTGTCATCCAGGCCGACACCCTGAGCATGATCCAGGGAGGCTTCACCGGTGGGAGCACGACCTCCGAGACTAGCTGCGAGGCTGTTCGGAAGTCGTGCGCCGCCCTCGTGGAGAGGTTGAAGCCCATCAAAGAGAAGGCTGGCACGCCACCATGGAAATCCCTTATTGCCCAG GCAAGCATGGCGAGTGTGAAGCTGACAGAGCACGCGTACTGGACGCCTGACCCCACGTTCACTAGCTACTTGAACTATGGAGCTGCAATTAGTGAG GTGGAAGTCGATGTGCTGacgggagaaaccaccatcctGAGGAGCGACCTCGTGTACGACTGTGGGCAGAGCCTGAATCCTGCTGTGGACTTGGGCCAG GTGGAAGGCGCATTCGTGCAAGGGATCGGCTTCTTCACGAACGAGGAGTACACGACCAACTCCGATGGGCTGGTCATCAACGACGGCACGTGGACGTACAAGATCCCCACCGTGGACACCATCCCCAAGCAGTTCAACGTCGAGCTCATCAACAGCGCCCGCGATCACAAGCGCGTCCTCTCCTCCAAAG CGTCCGGtgagccgccgctgctgctggcgTCGTCGGTGCACTGCGCGATGAGGGAGGCGATCAGGGCGGCCAGGAAGgagttcgccggcgccggaggctCGCCGCTGACGTTCCAGATGGACGTGCCGGCGACGATGCCGATCGTCAAGGAGCTCTGCGGCCTTGACGTCGTGGAGAGATATCTCGAGAGCTTTGCTGCCAAAGCCTAG